The following proteins come from a genomic window of Labeo rohita strain BAU-BD-2019 chromosome 25, IGBB_LRoh.1.0, whole genome shotgun sequence:
- the dusp8a gene encoding dual specificity protein phosphatase 8 isoform X3, producing MPLDVVISPPENCFWPGIQPTDMRLKIRVRKMRKERKLRGGFAAFSSCFPGLCEGKPVATLPMSLSQPCLPVANVGPTRILPHLYLGSQKDVLNKDLMAQNGITYVLNASNTCPKPEFISESHFMRIPVNDNYCEKLLPWLDKTNEFIDKAKVSNCRVIVHCLAGISRSATIAIAYIMKTMGLSSDDAYRFVKDRRPSISPNFNFLGQLLEFEKGLRLLKALSSGQEKLEQSEPRGESSGDPEKGRLEAEKDGTELDAKLPSPSSLQQGFNGLNLSAERILDTNRLKRSFSLDIKSVYEPNHCPRLVPTHTEDVPKLCKLDSPEAGEANGVCQYSPISPSLAESPSLFPESSSRPRSRRKSKHNGSSAGSSPVHTHSLNFGHSLPAHKSPSLEDNLKPSLLLSLPTVGTGPMWTKHRDTVQATTPVTPTGEAPWFYSSESMNSNGGGGGAVHFPALGCSSLPGPCEAVRLREKVGEPRDSRGSWHEDAPTSSAADKQFKRRSCQMEFEEGISETRSREELGKISKQSSFSGSMEIIEVS from the exons ATGCCCCTAGACGTGGTCATATCCCCTCCGGAGAACTGCTTCTGGCCGGGGATCCAGCCAACAGACATGAGGCTCAAAATCAGAGTCCGCAAGATGAGAAAAGAACGCAAGCTGAGAG GTGGTTTTGCAGCATTCTCATCCTGCTTTCCGGGCCTGTGTGAAGGCAAGCCAGTGGCCACTCTGCCTATGAGCTTGTCTCAGCCATGTCTACCTGTGGCAAATGTTGGTCCCACACGAATCCTGCCCCATCTCTATCTGGGCTCACAAAAAGATGTACTGAACAAG GACCTGATGGCTCAAAACGGCATCACGTATGTGTTAAATGCAAGCAACACCTGCCCAAAGCCAGAGTTCATCTCCGAAAGCCATTTCATGCGCATTCCCGTCAATGACAACTACTGTGAAAAACTCCTGCCGTGGCTAGACAAAACCAACGAGTTTATTG ACAAAGCCAAGGTTTCCAACTGTCGAGTCATTGTCCATTGTTTAGCCGGCATCTCCAGGTCCGCTACCATCGCCATCGCTTATATCATGAAGACAATGGGCTTGTCATCAGATGACGCGTACAG GTTCGTGAAGGACCGCAGACCTTCGATATCACCCAACTTTAACTTCCTGGGACAGCTGCTGGAGTTCGAGAAAGGCCTGAGGTTGCTAAAAGCACTGTCCTCAGGACAGGAGAAGTTGGAGCAGTCAGAACCTAGAGGAGAATCCTCCGGTGATCCTGAAAAGGGTCGCCTGGAGGCTGAGAAGGACGGCACGGAATTGGACGCCAAGCTACCTTCTCCATCCTCCCTCCAGCAGGGCTTCAACGGCTTGAATTTGTCGGCAGAGCGTATCCTGGACACCAACCGGCTCAAGCGCTCTTTCTCGCTTGATATCAAATCGGTCTACGAGCCCAACCACTGTCCTCGCCTCGTGCCTACGCATACCGAGGATGTTCCCAAACTCTGCAAGCTGGATAGCCCAGAGGCCGGAGAAGCCAATGGCGTATGCCAGTACTCACCTATCAGCCCAAGTTTAGCTGAATCTCCAAGCCTCTTTCCTGAGAGCAGCTCCCGACCTCGTTCGCGGAGGAAAAGCAAGCACAATGGTAGCAGCGCTGGAAGTTCTCCTGTGCATACGCACAGCCTAAACTTCGGACACTCACTCCCCGCACACAAAAGCCCAAGTCTTGAAGACAATCTCAAGCCCTCCCTGCTGCTCAGCCTTCCCACTGTGGGCACCGGGCCCATGTGGACCAAGCATCGAGACACCGTACAGGCCACGACCCCTGTTACGCCAACAGGCGAAGCCCCTTGGTTCTACAGCTCGGAGTCAATGAACAGTAACGGAGGCGGAGGAGGAGCGGTACACTTTCCTGCACTGGGGTGCAGCAGCCTCCCCGGCCCATGCGAGGCTGTGCGTCTACGGGAGAAGGTGGGGGAGCCTCGAGACTCGAGGGGCAGCTGGCACGAGGACGCTCCCACTTCCAGCGCCGCCGATAAGCAGTTCAAGAGGCGCAGCTGTCAGATGGAGTTCGAAGAGGGGATATCGGAGACACGTTCACGGGAGGAACTGGGGAAGATCAGCAAACAGTCCAGCTTTTCTGGAAGCATGGAAATCATTGAAGTATCCTGA